TTGTGATGGTGCAACAGCACAAGAAATAGTTCCAGATGGTTATGCAGGGGAGTATTCTAGTGTTGCGGTAACCGCTGGGTATACCTATGAATTCAGCAGTTCTATTGCTACCGACTTTATTACCATTAGTGATGTTGACGGTACGGTTTCTTTAGTTTCCGGAATAACTCCGGTTACCTATACAGCTACAGCCGATGAAGTAGTACGTTTCTATACCCATGCTGACGATCAGTGTGCTGCCAATACTGATTTTAGATCAAGATTGGTAATGTGTAGCGGAGCAACCATTTCAGCACCTGACTGTGCTACCATGACTTTTCCGGCAGATGAAGCCATTGATGTACCGGTTAACACACCTGTTACTTTTACATGGGACGCACCAACTACCGGAGACGCTCCTGATAGTTATGATGTTTACGGAGGTATAGCACTGCCGTTAACAGCAGCAGATTTTATTGCTAATTTCACTACAACTTCTGCCGATTTCACTTTAACGACTTTCAATACCACATTCTATTGGATGGTAGTACCTAAAAATTTAGGAGGTGAAGCTACAGGTTGTGCCACCTTTAGTTTTACTACTATGGCCTCTCCGGGTTATTGTTTAGATGCATTTGTTGATCCATGGCCAACAGATACATATACAGTAAATTCATGTGACGGGACAACAGTTGAAGATATTACACCTGATGGTGATGGATATTCAGGAGAGTATTCAAATGTTAACGTTACCGCCGGATTTACCTATGAATTCAGCAGTTCAATAGCTACCGATTGGATTACGCTTAGTACAGATGATGGAGCTACAGCCGCCGCTTATGGGGCTAGTCCATTAACTTGGACAGCAACAGCTGATGGTGTGGTTCGTTTCTATACTCATACAGATGACCAATGCGGAACGGATAATCTGGAAAGATACCGCTCTATAGTATGTCAAGGAGATTTAGCAACGCCAACATTTGGCACCACTAATTTCAAAGTGTATCCAAATCCTGTAAAAGACGTTTTGAATTTATCTTCAGAGAAAAACATTACCAAAGTTCAAGTCACCAACCTTTTAGGTCAAGTGATATTGACTAAATCACTAAATGCCACTCAAGGGCAGATAGATGTTGCTAATTTAGCTTCAGGAACTTACATGGTTAAAGTCACTTCAGATGATTTAGTAAAAACAATTAAAGTAATCAAAGAATAATTAATTCACATTTGATAGAAGAAGAAAGTCCTGCTTATGCGGGACTTTTTTTAACTTATTTGTTTAAATTTAGGCTTCAGAATACAACAGTTATTTAGCTATTTTTACCAAAACAAAAAACAATGCTCAGCTTCGAACCCCATACCCTTTCCCCCGCACAATTACAAGGCTACCTGCAAAGCGCCGTAGCACCAAGACCTATTGCTTTTGCCAGCACGATGGATGAAAACGGCAAGCCCAATTTGTCCCCTTTTAGTTTTTTTAACGTTTTTAGTTCCAATCCGCCCATACTGGTTTTTTCTCCGGCCAGACGTGTCAGAAACAATACCACCAAACACACGCTTGAAAACTGCCAAGCAACCAAACAAGTGGTAATTAATGTGGTGAATTATGACATAGTGCAACAAGCCTCATTATCGAGCACTGAATATCCTGATGGGGTAAACGAGTTTTTAAAATCAGGCTTAACCATGTTGCCATCGGATATGGTAAAACCCTATCGCGTGGCCGAAAGTCCGGTGCAACTGGAATGCAAAGTCAACGAAATTATTGCTTTAGGAAATCAAGGAGGTGCGGGTAACTTAATCATTTGTGAAGTACTCAAAATTCACATTCATGAAACCATTTTGGACGAAAAAGGAGCGATAGACCAAAGCAAGATTGATTTGGTTTCCCGTTTAGGAGGTAATTGGTATTCTCGTTCCAATCAAGGACTGTTTGAAGTCGAAAAACCGCTGTCCACATTGGGCATTGGAGTAGATATGATTCCCGATTTTATCAAGAAAAGTCCCGTTTTTGATGGGAATGATTTAGGTAAATTAGGAAATGTGGAAGCCTTGCCAACACAAGAAGAAATTACTATATTTGTACAACAAAATTTTGCTGTAAAAGGTGTTTTAAGTTCAGACGATGAACAAAAAATACACCAAAAAGCAAAAGAATATTTGAATACTAACGAAGTACTATCTGCCTGGAAAGTACTTTTAGCAAAACAATAATTATGGAAGTTACCGGAAAAATTAAAGTGATTAATCCTGAGCAACAAGTAAGTGCCAGTTTTAGAAAAAGAGAATTAGTTGTGGCTACAGAAGAGCAATACCCACAGTTTATCAGCATCAATTTTGTACAAGATAAATGTGATTTGTTAAACAACTATAATGCAGGTGAAGCGGTAAAAGTTTCTATTAACCTGAGAGGAAGAGAATGGGTAAATCCACAAGGAGAAACCAAATATTTTAACGATATTCAAGGTTGGAGAATCGAAAAACTTCAAGCAGAAGCACCAGCTGCTCCTGGAATGGCTCCAATGCCACCGGCAGAAGCTTTTGCACCGGCAACCAACTTTAACGAAGAAGAGCACGACGATTTGCCTTTCTAGTAAATAGAATTAGAAAAAGAATAAAGAGTCAGAAGTTAGAATTGTTTTCTAGTTTCTGACTTTTTTGCTAAATCAATCTTCATCTAGCTTGGTATTTTACAGTTCATAAATCCTGTTTTTCAATGCATTTCCTAACGAAAGATTTATACTTTCCGCCCGTAGACGAAGCTTCTTATGAAGGAGTCCTCGCTGTTGGTGGTGATTTGTCTACCGAGCGTTTGCTATTGGCTTATCGGAATGGTATTTTTCCGTGGTTTAACGAAGATGAACCCATACTTTGGTGGGCACCGCCGGAACGCATGGTGGTTGTTCCGTCCTTGTACAAAGTTTCCAAAAGCATCCGAAATCTATTGAATCAAAATAAATTTCAAGTTACATTCAATCAAAACTTCCGAGAAGTAATTATGAATTGCCAGCAAATTGAACGCGTAGGACAAGAAGGAACATGGATAACCGATGATATTATTGCTTCCTATACAAAATTGCACGAAATGGGTTTTGCCCAATCGGTTGAGGTATGGCAAAATGGGGAACTAGTTGGCGGTTTGTACGGCATCGACTTAGGCCATATATACTGTGGCGAAAGTATGTTTTCAAAAGTGTCTAATGCTAGCAAAATTGCTTTTGTAACGCTAATTCAACACCTGAAAGAGAAGGATTATAAACTTTTAGATTGCCAAGTTCATAACGACCATTTAGAAAAACTGGGTGCGTTTGAAATCTCAAGAGAGGTATTTATGAAAGTACTTAAATCGGCTACTTGAGTGCTATTTTCTTTTCCAACAAGCTTCCACATGATCGTTTACCATTCCCGTTGCTTGCATGTGTGCATAAACAACTGTTGAGCCCACAAATTTAAATCCGCGTTTTTTCAAGTCTTTACTGATTTCATCCGAAAGTGGTGTGGTTGCTTTAACATCGCTCATCATTTTAACATTGTTTTCAATAGGCTTTCCACCGGTAAATCCCCAGATGTATTTCGAAAAACTGCCGAATTCCTGTTGTACATTCATAAAAGCAATAGCATTGGCAATCGTGCCTTTTATTTTCAGACCATTGCGAATGATGCCGGCATCCTGCATCAGCTCGGCTACTTTTTCATCAGTGTATTGTGCTACTTTTTTATAATCAAACTGGTCAAAGGCCTTGCGGAAATTGTCTCTTTTTTTCAAAATGGTGTACCAGCTCAATCCGGCCTGAAACGTTTCGAGTACTAAAAATTCAAACAATTTGTCGTCATCATAAACCGGATTTCCCCATTCGTTATCATGATAATCACGATACATATCGTCTTTCTCGCACCAAGCGCAACGTATTTTATTTTCCATCTTTGGCAATGTATTTATCAATTAAATTATGGCCCAAATAAATCATCGGGGTCATCAAAACGGCAATGGCAAGTTTAATCGAATAGCCGGTCATAGCCGAAAGGAAAAAGGTTTTAGTATCCATGATGCCGGGCAACCAAAAAGCAATGCCGAGAACAATAAAACTGTCAAATAATTGTGAAATCACAGTGGAACCGGTACTTCGCAGCCAAATCATTTTGTGTCCTGTTTTTCTTTTAAAAAAATGAAAAATGCTAACGTCAATTAACTGGGAAATTAAAAAAGCTGTTATGCTTCCCACAATGATTAATTGGCTTTGCCCAAAAACGGCATTAAACTGAGCGGTAGAAACGGTGCTGATTCCTGTAGATGGAATTTTCATCGCAAAAAATAAAACTATGAATGTATAAGCAATCAAACAGGCTGTGATTATAGAGAGCTTACGAACTCCTTTTTCACCAAAATACTCGTTGATTAAATCGGTAGTGACAAAAACAATTGGCCAAGGAAGAATTCCAATACTCATAACGGCCGGACCCACATCAATCAATTTCCCCCCAATCAGCTCGGCTACTACGGCATTGGTAATAAATATACCGGCCAAAACAACATATACGGTATCTTTCCTAGATTGAAACATAAGCAATAAATTTTACGGTACTTTCAAAGATAAATTATTTTACAAAAAAACCCCGTTAAAAACGAGGTTTAAGATTTTTAAAATATTTTTTGACCAATTAGTCTTTAACTAATCTTATAGAAAAACCATAATTTTTATGGATTGGCGCTCTGGAAATAGTGGCGTTATTGTTAAACAATCCGACACACCAAGAGCTGCTTAAGTTGTATTCATCTGAAGCCCACCAATAGCCCAAAGTTCCGATGCTGTTGAAGGTTCCGTCAGGTAAACAATTCCCTCCCGGTAAAGCAGTAAAGCCACTCGAATTAACAGCGCCTGTATTTGGACTTTGCCAATGTGCAGAACCTGTTTCTTTTAACAGACCACCCACTGTATCAGTACCGCCAAGGTAATTGGTTAATGAACTCCAGTTGCTGTTAGTTGGGATATGCCATCCGTTTGGCGCTAATTTTTTTCTTAAAGAAGCGTCTGTTTTTGAAGCATTATTCCAGATTCCTGCTACTGCATACCAATTGTATAATTTGGCATACACCACGCCATAGCTGGTTTGGTAAGCATAATAACACCAAGCTCCGGTAGTTAAGGCTGCCCAATCCGTAGCACTTTGCACTTGTGGAATTGGAGTCCCATCCGTATATTTTGTAACATTTAAATTGGAAGTAGTCCATTCGTTATTACTCAAAATTACAGAACCATAATGATTGCCGTCTATATCGTTTACACCATTACCAATGGTATAAAGCAAAGGACTTGTAGTAAACGAAAACTCAGCACCATAACCGGTTCCATGTGAGTTGGTAGCATAAGCTTTGATGTAGTAGGTAGTATCCGGCAATAAATTAGTTACATTGCTAATGAATGACCCTAAGCCAATTCCGTTAGAAGAAATCCCGGTATTGATTAGTATGGTTGGATCAGTATTTAAACTCCAAACCACCCCACGACTGGTAACCGGTGATGCTCCCGAACTGGTTACTGAACCTCCTGAAACCGCTGAATTAGTGGTAACATCGGTTAGTGCTGTAGTTGTGATAACCGGTAAATCAGCAGGATTAACAAGGGTTTTAAAAGTTACTTCATTACCATAAGCAGTACCATAAGCATTGGTAGCATAAGCTCGTAAATAATAAGTTGTATTCGGATTTAAATTCAATACAGCGCTGTCAAAAGCTCCTGCTCCCGGACCGTCTAAAGTTTTAGTGGCCAATTGGATGGTAGGTGTTGGTAGTATGCTCCAAACTACTCCTCTCAGAGTTACCGGTGAACCTCCGTCAGTAGTAATGTTACCACCGGCAGCTGCCGTATTCATAGTTATAGCTGTAATTGTATTGGTAACCAAAGTCGGCACCGTAGGATGTATAGAAATATCCGGAACCGGATTGGCATATTCACTATCCGTAGAACAATTAGTGAATGAAATGATAGTCAATACTGCTAATAAGTGTTTAATGTATTTCATAAACGTAGGAATTTATAATTTGTGACTATTTACCTTTCAGGCATCAATTCTCCGGAAAAATAAAATTGCAAACAAAAATAGAAAAATAAATGATTAATCATCCGTTTGTTTAAATAAAAGACTAAGGATTCAACCCCTTTTTTAATTACTTTTGATGAAATACATATCACTAATGAAAAAAATAATTTTAACCTTGATTATGAGTGTTCCCTTAGTAACTGTAAATGCTCAAACCAATCCGAATCCGCTTTTGAATAATTGGACCGGTCCCTATGGTGGTGTTCCGGCGTTTACGGAGTATAAATTGAAAGATTTTAAACCGGCTATCGAAACGGCGATTCGTGAAAAATTGAAGGAAATTGATAAAATTGCCAACAATCCTAAGCCGCCAACGTTTACCAATACCATCGTTGCCATGGAAAAAACAGGTAAAAACCTGAGTCAGATTTCTACGGTTTTCGGGATTTACGGTTCTAATATGAATAGTCCCGAATTTGAACCTATTGAAACCGAAATGACGCCTAAGTTTTCTGAATTAAGCAATAAAATTTATCAGAATTCAAAATTATTTGCCCGAATCTCTAAAGTGTACAATGCGCCCGAAAAGAAAAAACTGACCGGTGAGCAACAGCGTTTGGTGTGGTTGTATTACAATAATTTTGTTAGAGAAGGAGCCAAGCTGGATGCCAAAAGTAAAACACGTGTTGGAAAAATAAACCAAGAATTAGCCGGACTGTTTACTAAATTCGGTCAAAACCAATTAGCTGACGAAGGCAATTATTACTTAGAGTTAAAGACCGAAGCTGATTTTGACGGTTTGCCAAAAGAACTAAAAGATGCCGCTATGGCTGAGGCCAAAGAAAGAAACTTGGCCTTTATGGGTTGTATTGCCAATACGCGTTCTTCCATTGAGCCGTTTTTAACTTTTTCCAA
Above is a genomic segment from Flavobacterium phycosphaerae containing:
- a CDS encoding flavin reductase family protein; translation: MLSFEPHTLSPAQLQGYLQSAVAPRPIAFASTMDENGKPNLSPFSFFNVFSSNPPILVFSPARRVRNNTTKHTLENCQATKQVVINVVNYDIVQQASLSSTEYPDGVNEFLKSGLTMLPSDMVKPYRVAESPVQLECKVNEIIALGNQGGAGNLIICEVLKIHIHETILDEKGAIDQSKIDLVSRLGGNWYSRSNQGLFEVEKPLSTLGIGVDMIPDFIKKSPVFDGNDLGKLGNVEALPTQEEITIFVQQNFAVKGVLSSDDEQKIHQKAKEYLNTNEVLSAWKVLLAKQ
- a CDS encoding DUF3127 domain-containing protein — protein: MEVTGKIKVINPEQQVSASFRKRELVVATEEQYPQFISINFVQDKCDLLNNYNAGEAVKVSINLRGREWVNPQGETKYFNDIQGWRIEKLQAEAPAAPGMAPMPPAEAFAPATNFNEEEHDDLPF
- the aat gene encoding leucyl/phenylalanyl-tRNA--protein transferase; this encodes MHFLTKDLYFPPVDEASYEGVLAVGGDLSTERLLLAYRNGIFPWFNEDEPILWWAPPERMVVVPSLYKVSKSIRNLLNQNKFQVTFNQNFREVIMNCQQIERVGQEGTWITDDIIASYTKLHEMGFAQSVEVWQNGELVGGLYGIDLGHIYCGESMFSKVSNASKIAFVTLIQHLKEKDYKLLDCQVHNDHLEKLGAFEISREVFMKVLKSAT
- a CDS encoding DNA-3-methyladenine glycosylase I, which produces MENKIRCAWCEKDDMYRDYHDNEWGNPVYDDDKLFEFLVLETFQAGLSWYTILKKRDNFRKAFDQFDYKKVAQYTDEKVAELMQDAGIIRNGLKIKGTIANAIAFMNVQQEFGSFSKYIWGFTGGKPIENNVKMMSDVKATTPLSDEISKDLKKRGFKFVGSTVVYAHMQATGMVNDHVEACWKRK
- a CDS encoding queuosine precursor transporter: MFQSRKDTVYVVLAGIFITNAVVAELIGGKLIDVGPAVMSIGILPWPIVFVTTDLINEYFGEKGVRKLSIITACLIAYTFIVLFFAMKIPSTGISTVSTAQFNAVFGQSQLIIVGSITAFLISQLIDVSIFHFFKRKTGHKMIWLRSTGSTVISQLFDSFIVLGIAFWLPGIMDTKTFFLSAMTGYSIKLAIAVLMTPMIYLGHNLIDKYIAKDGK
- a CDS encoding fibrobacter succinogenes major paralogous domain-containing protein, producing the protein MKYIKHLLAVLTIISFTNCSTDSEYANPVPDISIHPTVPTLVTNTITAITMNTAAAGGNITTDGGSPVTLRGVVWSILPTPTIQLATKTLDGPGAGAFDSAVLNLNPNTTYYLRAYATNAYGTAYGNEVTFKTLVNPADLPVITTTALTDVTTNSAVSGGSVTSSGASPVTSRGVVWSLNTDPTILINTGISSNGIGLGSFISNVTNLLPDTTYYIKAYATNSHGTGYGAEFSFTTSPLLYTIGNGVNDIDGNHYGSVILSNNEWTTSNLNVTKYTDGTPIPQVQSATDWAALTTGAWCYYAYQTSYGVVYAKLYNWYAVAGIWNNASKTDASLRKKLAPNGWHIPTNSNWSSLTNYLGGTDTVGGLLKETGSAHWQSPNTGAVNSSGFTALPGGNCLPDGTFNSIGTLGYWWASDEYNLSSSWCVGLFNNNATISRAPIHKNYGFSIRLVKD